Within the Erpetoichthys calabaricus chromosome 1, fErpCal1.3, whole genome shotgun sequence genome, the region tgcggcactgggtttgtgcactttattattgtaaataaacgtgtgttggactttagaatgatgtcagtctgtctgtgtccaggctgctttccACAGTACGCAGGTCAAACGTAGGTCCTAGACTATGTAATGACAGATAGAAACTATAAGAAATGTAACCTGGATACTTAATCCTTAAGCAGAATATCATATGTTTCCCCTTTCCCACCTTTTTTGAgtgtattatcaacttttttccttattttttgtgtgaactgtttgctttgaatttcactaaaatcacTAAAGGGAAGACATTTGGACTGTGGAATGTGGCGAGTCATACTAGTGCTGGAATGCCTGTCTGGTAGCTGCATTTAAActattttgaactatttggaaaccCTTGACAGACACAGCTtcaaacatattttgttttttaagctttttttatgCTGTTGAGGATGAAAGCTTCAGATTGTGCTCTGGTAATAGGCTATTTTTTTAAGTAAGTATATTAATATTCAagctattctttatttttttaatcctggCAGAACTTCAAAAAGTAAAGAGAACCATGGCAAGAAAACACTTCTATTATTGATGTATAGAATGTCAGAGGGAATGATTTGGTAAACATTTTTGGACTGAATCCTGATTtataaaaatgcagacatacaaaaaaCTTGCTAAATGTGAAGTttacatacatataaaatattaaatttggaCCATACTATGGAGAAAAGAAGCTGTTTCTGTTACCTCCTGTTCCTCATGCTCTAAGGATGGTAATCAATAGATAATATCAGAGGCTTCCTCTGAACCTTCTCTTTTAGCGGATCCCACATTTATGGAAGGGTGCAGGgtggaaaaagcaaaaaacagatgTGGCCATGCCATCTGGAATTCAGTGAAGTTAAGGGATTAAACGTTGTAATTTAATTTGGAAAATGTAGTTTATACTGTAGTTGACTTTTGTGAGTAAGATCAACTTTGTAATcccatttattaaaaaagaagaaaaaaaaggttttctcaaTTTAGAAATAAGAACATTGCTAAACGTACAGgggctatatactgtatgtaaactttAAAATGTTGCAAAGCACTTAATGTTTTCCTGGTTTGTGTATTGTTGAGTTATCACTTTTGAACTGAAAAAGGGGTGCTTCCGGGAGAGCAAGAAGTTGGAGACATGGAAACAGTGCCTGCTTGCATGTACTAGTGGATTTGTTCTtttcaatgtaaataaaaacataaggtCTTCAGCCTTGTTACCTGCCTTAATCCACACATACATTATGCTAACCTACATGCTCTTTCCTACACTGAGAATGTGCTTTCTGCAAATAAAGGAAGGAGCAGAAGTGATTGACAGATAATGTAAATACAaccactaaccaatagggtgAATGGACAACTAAAGATGGAGgggtgtcctggacaggaaaaaaaaaacagcatcacgttgtaaagagaaaacaaaagtttGGCAAAACTCAAGGAAGATACAAAGCTTAATGGTAAGCAAATGCTGTTTTTGGCTGTTGACTACTGGCACTCTTAGATGCACTTTTCATCCTGGTTATCTGTTGCACTCCATTGACCTCCAGCTCATGCTTGGGGTGCCAAAAACTCACCCACTCACACCCCTGCTCTACATTTACTCAAAAGGAGAAACATCAGTCTTAGATATTGACACTTGCCTTTTTAATGGAAAAACCACAGAAATTGTGTTAAGATGATCAAATCTACTGCTCTGCACTTCTTGCTCTCCACATTAATACACCAGTGTAACATAGGATACTGGTGATTATGTAGAGCCACTTCAAGCACTAATTTGTATATACAGAGGCACTCGCATCACAGGTCTAACTACCTGCTAAATGgtaaacacatttttaggaaattttgcaaatgaagctgagtagcacagctagttcaaCAATATATTCCAAATATCTATGTTTCCTGTTAAGCTATATCTACTCAGAGAGCGATGTGAAAAAGTCTAGTATGAAGTAAACATCATAAAGTCGAAACTGATgcataatgtgtttattttacaacTGTGTTCATTAATTTGAGCTatattctgaaaatgaatgaaaatgattgGGGCAACTCCTCATAaagtaaatctgatttttttctaaaataagacATTGAAGTATGGAGGATTTTTTAAGGATACTTCTGATTgcataaaataagacaacatctACTATAGCATATCACAATAGAttgttcattgtatttttcccCATCTAGTGTTACTCCAGATTGTATTAATGGACTGGTAGTAATTGTAATTCCAACATTAACAAATAAGCACATATGATCTAAATGTAAGGTATTCCAAAAACCTTTGTCATAATGCAGTAGGTACCAAATTACATTACATAATTTGGTTTTAGTCTCAACTACATCTTAGATAATTATAGCTGTGATTAGGTGagtgtactgtattatataattTCAACTGAGTTACTCCTTAACGTTGCTCAGATTTATATGGAATGAATATTGTCATTAGCTGAATTCCACTCCTTGCCTGACTTTTTAATTGAAAGATCATGTTTGAATTGCTGTCTTCTGATACAGTCTAGAATTACTTTGTACAGTACACCTTCTTCAGCACTAGTTAGTATGGTTTCAAGCATAGATATTGTATTGTAGATTAGGAAAATTTGGCAGGTTTTTATTATCAAAGTTTCTAGCATGAAAAACAGTGAATCAATGAAATATTATATTCAAGAAGTGCTTGTTCAATGGGTATGTATACATTGCCTAAATACCAGTGTGCAATGGTCCAAACACCTAGTGACTTTAATGAATGAAATACTGTGCATGTTAAAGACAGCTAgaataccatatacagtatgtaaatataaaacGCAGGAGAAGCTGAAGTAGCAATTTTTGTCTTAAAGCATCTCCTGCATTGGTGCAATGTTTCAAATGAATGATGTTCCACCAGATCACAGGTATATTGTTGATAATAATTAGAAAAGGACAGAGCAAATAATACAGGGAGATGTTTgtgcaggatttcatttccaTAGCTAACCAAAAACGTGTAGTTACATTAACTTATGCTGCCTTCCATAGAACCATAGCACATACTGTTCTTCATGCCCATTAACATTGTTGATGTTTTACAGTCCATTTGATGGTGGtagaatattccatccatccattatccaacccactatattctaactacagggtcacgggggtctgctggagccaatcccagccaacacagggtggagggcaggaaacaaaccccgggcagggcgccagcccatcgcagggtggTAGAATATGTGTATAGGATTTCTGTAGATGAGAAATATCACAAAAACTGACACACTAATTGAAAATCGTATGCTAAAGTAACCAGAATTGAACAGTATTACACTTAACATCAAGcaatttaaaagaatgaattgaataTTCACTGTAAAGCAATGCATTGGTATATTAAAGTGGACAAGCACATTGATTTTAGATTCAAAGTTATAGTGTACAATAGTGTTTTTTTAATCTAGGTTGTTAAAAAGGATTCAGGCAAATTGAAAGCTTAAGACATGTTTTAACCAATGGCATATAGGAAGTGCAATGTGATGTTGAGAAATAAATTCTCAAAACTCACCAAAATAATACAAAGCCTGTCATTGATGGTCTGAAATCTGCTCATTGGCATCACTGTAAGATGTTGTAGTACTTTTAGAAAGCCAGAAAGCTTGAAGATGGAATGGATATGAAAAAGAGCCTTGTTATAAATCAAAATCAGATTAACTCCTCCACCCCCTCCTTACTTTGAGCTGGCTAGTTAGGCCCTAGTAGATGAAGAGCCATAGATAAATGGTTCTTACCAAGGACTGCCAAAAAGTTCTGATTGGACTTTTTTCATTCTATTTGGAAATAAGCTCTCATATTATCTAATAAAATAGATCACAAAGAAATTAAACTGAATGATTCCTacagtgtcctgcggtgggttggcaccctgcccaggattggttcctgccttgtgccctgtgttggctgggtttggcaccagcagacccccgtgaccctgtgttcagattcagcaggttggaaaatggatggatggatggattcctacAATATtagtttattacattatttatccattcattttctaccaTCTATCTGGGTCCACCTCCTCCAACTTCTTTGGACAGATATCAAGGCATTCCTTGAACAGCCTAGAGATATAATCTCTTCAGTACGTCCTAAGTCTGCCCAGGGAGATGTCCAGGAGGCATCTTAATCAGATGCCAAAACTACCTCACCTGGCTCCTTTCAAAGTGGAAGAGTAGCAGCTCTACAACTCCTCCCTAATGTCTACACTTCCCACACACTACACTTCCCACACAATCTgtaggctgagcccagacaccctgcaaaaGTGCTTGTATCCATGATACAGTTTTATCGCTTACTACCCATAGTTTGTGACCATAGATGAGACCAGGAACGTAGATCGAGCAGTAAATCAAGAGCCTCACCATTTGGTTCAGCTTCCTCTTCACCACAATTGACTGGTACAATGTTCATATGACTGTGTTTGCTCCTCCAATTCACCTGTCAATCTCCCGTTCCCTTCTTTCTTCTCTTATGAACAAGATCCCCAAATACTTGGAGGCTGCACCTCAACCCCAACCTGGAGAAGGAACACTagccttttccagctgagaaccatgactttggacttgaagatgctgatcctcatccaggacgcttcacactcagctgaaaACCGCTCCAGCGCTTGTCTAAGGTCACAGTTCAATgaagccagcaggaccacatcTTTCACAAAAAAGATATGCCACTGAACTGGAAACCATCCACTCCTTGGCTGTGCCaagaaattctgttcataaaaattgtgaacagaattggtgagacAGAGCAATCCTGGTGTAATACCACACCCACCCAGAATGAGTGTGACTTCTTTCTGGCAATGTGCACTAAGCTTTTGCTCCGGTTGTACTGGGACCAAATAACCTGCAAAAGGTGAcacagtaccccatactcccaaagCACCCTCTCCGCAGGACACCATTTTCCATGTCCTCACTAAACTCTTCCCATACTCAAGTTTTTGCTTCCCCCACTGACATTGCTGTGCTCTACCTGGCCTATCAGTACCTGTCAGCTGCCTCTGGAGGCCCACATACTAACCAAGTTGATAAAGACTCCTTCAGTCCTTTACTGGTTGCATCCACCCAAGAGTTTGAGGATTACCATCACAATAGGCACCAATAACCTTATATTTGTTGCTCTATGCAGAAACCTCTGGAGTCACAGGACATCACCCATTTGGGTTCAATGTCCCCATCGCTCCTCAGAATGCAAGCTTAATTCATCTGGAGGTGTGAGTTGAAGTTTTTCCAGACAGGGATTTCTGTCTAAAGTTCACACCACACCCTCACTTTATGTTTAGCTCTGACTGGTCTATTAGGCATCTTCCTCCTCTACTTGATCCACCTTACAGGCAGGTATTGATAGCTCAGCCTCTCTGTTCACCTGAGTGTATAAGACATAAGCATGGGAagaccttgagcatgggaaggtactatataaataaaatgtattattattattattactattattataaggTCATAGATCTGATGACATGACTACAAAATCGATTATTGATCTATGGCCTAAGGTGCTGTGGTGCCAAGTGCATTTATGAACTCCCTTATGTTCAAACATtatgtttgttatggacaaattGTGACTAAAACAGATGTCTAATAACAAAGCActgcttgggttcagatcggatAAGCTCTTCCTCCCAATCACACTCTTCCAGGCTTTACTGTCATTACCCACATGAGTGTTTTAGTCCAACATTAGAACAAGAGAATCCCTAGTGGGATCACCTTCTAGCAGACAAGAGTCAGAGCCCTCCCCCAACTCAAAGTAAAGGTAAAGATAAACTCACCCTTATGGCTCTTCCTGCAGGAGGTCGGCCCATTGGAGGACAAACGCATGTTGCTCCATTGGGCTGTGTCTGAAGTTTATGTTTAGTTTatgaagttaaaagaaaaaatattatgttatagTGCAGTTGATTGCAAATACTGATTGAAATACAGGGTGCGATGAGCCAAAATAATGACACTATTGCAGCTGGTGGAGGAAGACCTGTCCAAACCCACCTATCACAATAATGCCCTGACACTTGTTGTGCATCTCAAAGCAGTACTGAGACAATGTTGtactttattttcattcataTTGTTCTCATCTTAAGAAGCCTTTTGGGAAAATGGCATAAAAGTTGTTTGTTCATTACCTATaaacttttttgtgttgttcattACTCCATAAGTATGTACATTTTTGGGAAACTCACCCCAGATTGGCTTTTTTTTCActgacttgtttttatttttttaattgggtTTTCTGACTTTTGGGATTTTTATATCTCCCTTCAGTGGATTTTGCCATTATAGTTTTTGAGGGACATTGGGGTAATAGCAGGGTAGAGACccaaaggttaggggcagtggCAGTAGGTGATGTAAACAACAGGGAGTTCCATAGCAGAAACTTAAAATTAGCAGCATTAAGGGAGGATTCTTTGTTTTGCCTGACTTTGAAACAGTTTATTGTTTGCTAATGGCACTGACCTTTCTTATAAGCTGATGCAAATCACTAACTGTTAATTGTTTAGCACTCCAGGTAGAAAATTAGTAAGACTACTGTATACCCTTGtccaaaaatgacatttctggTTTAATAAAGAATGTGCATCAGTATTTTTTCTCCAGACTAAGGATaagtgtgacatttttatttccatgaaATAATTTTGTccacctcatccatccatccatccatttatgcaTTATCACACCTGCTAAATTGCAGTTTAAGAACCCTCAAGAAGCATATGTTGTAAATGACAAATAGTATGTAACAGAATTAATGATGGCCCAGCTTATTTTATGTGAAATATTGCATTTTTGTACAATTGGTCATATTACCATGAATACGGCAGATGTCAATGGAATGGGGCCAAAACATGCAATGATGTCTTACAGTGTTTTCCTGTTTTATCACATATTTTTACAAGTGTTTAAACTAGGCTGGAAAATAACCCAGGGGAAAATCCCACTCTCCTGGCCCTCTGTATTGATACCTCTGCATTGAGACAGTGTAGCTTAGTTGtcacctttaaatgaaaatgtaactaCTGTTCAAAGCATGTGAGTGGAAACATGATCTTTTGAAAGCTCAAAAAGCTTGCAATAATGTATAACTAAAGACCTAGTAATGTCATTTTGGGAGCCCCCTAGGTTTTTTGAATTTTGAAGTTTTTattaagtgaaaaacaagtagCACTGCTCCCTAAAGCCTTGTTAACACTTCCacgtttacctgtgttcttttctgctgtAGTGCAAGGCAAGTAATCTGTACTATACTACTATGCTTCTCATTCACATCACTGTGGAGAAGTGCAATATGTTTCTAAAAATGTGATACGCTGCATATTTCCACATAAAGACACAACAGAATGCATTGTTGTTCTCAGTGGAAAACTCCGTATACAGATTTCACTACAGATCCttatttaaactgtaaatgaCTGGCAAATGCATGCAGAATTTATGCATTTATGAATTTATGCgggcgacatggtggcgcagtggggagcgctgctgcctcacagttaggagacctgggttcgcttcccgggtcctccctgcgtggagtttgcatgttctccccgtgtttgcctccaggtgctccggtttcctcccacattctaaagacatgcaggttaggtgcactggcgattctaaattgtccctagtgtgtgtgggtgtgtttgtttgtgtgcaccttgcggtaggctggcgccctgcccggggtttgtttcctgcctagtgccctgtgttggttgggattggttccagcagacccccatgaccctgtagttaggatatagcgggttggataatggatgaatgaatttatGCATGTTTCTAGACAGCAAATAAACAGCTTTGTTCTTGTGAGAATGGAATGAATTTCATTGACAgcgaaaaacattttattttgtacatttttttagaaAGCAAAACACTGAGTTTCGCTGCAAATTAAATTTTGGGCAAATCATTTTGCTCATTACTACCAGTGGCTATGGTCCTCAAACCGCAAGAAAGAAattgtcagttagtcagtcatttcccaacccgctatatcataacacagggtcacaggggtctgctggagccattcccagccagcacagggcgcaaggcaggaacaaatctctgggcagggtgccagcccaccgcaggacacacacacactagggccaatttaagcacctaacctgcatgtctttggactgtgggaggaaacccacgcagacacggggagaccatgtaaactccatgcagggaagaactgggaagcaaacccaggtctccttactgtgaggcagcaggtctaccactgtgccaccatgctgccagaAAGAAATTGTGTTCCCCAAAAAATCATACAATGGGCTGTCACAcactgggaggcagctaaagggcttgagtaagagcATTTCTgagtcagaccgggatgtggcagagtgcactgactctttttcttgctttcctgtagaccatccatgggagattccacctggccctgttgacgtcacttccggctccgagcctatggaagaagaccttgtcaGCTCCAGACCctttgatgtcacatccgggctcgagcctatagctgaagacccttatgagcccgacccctctgacttcacttcctgtcttcccctttaaaacctcCACCTTTTCCATATTCCCTCggttctgttttagactcggtTTGGtgtacatcagtgctgtataaacattttgtgacattaaagtcaggataccaaatatacgggtggtgGACCCAAACATTGCTAtgaccctgtgtggagtttctgacagGGCACATAGAGAACATGGACGCTCCACACCAAAGAGGCCACtgttatggttgaaaaaagttttaaagCCTGAACAAAGTCTGTAAAACACTGCTCAAATCTGTAACAAAACTGCTTTCTTGAAAtcagaatacatttattttagaatGAAAGCTCTGCAATATATTGCATATCAAAAAGAAACActaatatgttacattttaccattttgtatttatttttgtttttcacagaaaAACTAGATTGTATGTCACACTTGTAACATTATAGTCAGTCATCAAAAAACTGTGGCAGCTCATTCCCAAGAATGACTTTCTCCTCGGTCCCCTTCTCTGTGATGGTCACCATGTAGATCACACCTCCACTTGAGCCATCTCTGTTCATGGCCAGTGACAcggctaaaaaaatataaaacaatatttagtCTAAAGTCAAAGGAAATAATAGTCATCCAAATTAACAAGATAAATGAGCTTTTTGGGTTTGTAAAGATCCAAGGTTTCAGTTTGGGTCATTTTAAtgcaaattgaaagaaaaatgatGCATTTTAAAAACACTAATTCCTGATATTCAAGTTACATATTTGCCTAGACAGTCAGTAATATGTTGATGCCTTCCTCTGTTTCAagccatttattagtttaaagaaTGATACCACTTTGTTTCAGTATGTAATTTCAATAACAATCACTATAACTGTCAACAATTAATGAAGGTGCAACCtacaataataatgtaataataataaagactagtgttagatagatagatagaaaggcgctatatactacaAAGACAGAGAGCTAAAAAATTGAAAAGGGGAGTGTACGACAGAtagttagacagatagatatgccCTATTAGTTCCCAAGGGTAAAGGGGTGAGTATCTACAGTTTGTGTTACAGTTTTCTACTTACCATTGCTTACAAATGTGTGACAATCATCTTTggtcatattttttttataggCAGAATCCACATATCCATAAATATATGTGCTTCCTGATCCACCAACTGCAAAAGGCTGTCTAATCAGCATCCCACCAAGGGTCCCATATAcctttaataaaaaggaaaaatattttacatgtaaattTTAAAGTTATCAAAGGTTTCTGtcataattaatttaacatattaaataattgttTATAAAAGCATCACTATTATCACTGTAAGAAGCATTAAGTAGGCCTAAACCTGTTTTCCATCATGCTTATCAAGTTCAGGGTTATAGGAAGCTGGCGCCTATTCCAGTATCGCTGAGTGTAAGTCAGAAACTAACCCTAAACAACACAGTCATGAACACAGAACCGGTTTAGTGTTGGCAGCTGAAGAAAAACCCAGACGGACACATGTAAAATGTGTACAATATACACAAGCTGCATGATTTAAACCCATGACTCAAAAACTGTGAGACAGCACTGCCATGCTGTCCATGGGAGAAGTAATAATGCAAATATCAAGTGCTGGCTTTACTGATTTACATACCTGGCCTCCTTTACTTTTGTCCCATCCAGCCACAATTAGATGGGCTACCATTTCCTCCTTATATTTGTAACTGATATCTTTGACCATATTTGCTGCTGCTTTCACCAGAGGCAGCCCTCCCATATCAatgctaaacagaaaaaaagaaatattgacACAATGTTAATATAATACTTCAAAGAGTATCCATAACTTTGACTAAGCACTACTAAACAATGATGTTTATTCAGCTTTGAGGTATCATGACCTTCATTATAAATGATAAGACAACTGGAGCAACAATTTCACTCTACAAGAAATGTCATTATATAAGTTAATGCTAGGTATACAGTGGACTTCATGTTCCTAAATCAAGGGTATTACACCTTTTCCCCAACCTTCTCCCTATAATAAATGTTTGCCTCTTCTTCTAAAATTTATTTAGATACAGCGcaagccctctttttttttgtaagaaaaaaaaaggtgaattTTGTATAAGGTTAATTTCAATTAAAGAAGGATTATTTTTTACCaacactgtaaaataattttataatatgttgtagatgccacatgggctggatgggcatcccagccaggaaagggAGCAGCCCTGGAAGGAAGGACCGGAAAGGGTGGACGGACAGCCCATAAAAAAGAGAAGACGTTGATGGAGGTTTTTTATTCCCCCTACatgttagatggcagcagctCTGGAGGTTGGTGCACAGTAGGGAAGCAGCAGGGTATGTTGGGTTTTGTAGTCCAGcacagcagccctgctggggtcactgggcaCCACGAGAGGGTGCTGCATTGGGACAAattccctgttataatggacttccatgtgacccggaaatgcttccatCAAGCAATCGCCCTGGCACTGTAAGTAgtcccgggtctgtaataaaagggacctcattcccttatccaggtgagtcggagctaaAAGATAGTGGAGCAACACTTGAGTGGAGGAAGGTAGTGTGATAGGAAggaagtattgtggagagaaaaactgtgttttgtgcttgtaTAACATTTTTGGAGGTATTTATAATAAGAACAtttcattatttgaacccgggaccgtgcttgtgtgttcatgttggggtttgggcttgctgGTGCCCGGGTATCCATCACAATATCAAGAACAAAATCAAACCATGACATTCATATCTCAAAGCAACATGTTTGCAGCCAGGAGCATGGTACATTATGTCACAttcacttttgaaaaaaaatatttttgccaaatatattttattcattattgtcACAATGAGTTTTGGACTTTACCCTTGCCCTTTACTGCCCAGAAACATTTATCATGCTGTCACATGATGGACAAAAGAAATACAATGGGAAGCCTGGCTTTTCTAAGGTGCTCTACCGTTGTGCTGGTTCCTTATATGTAACCTTAGCAATTTTTCTACTATTTTAAGAGTTTAGTGTTATATGCAATTcaattttttaactgccttctgAGTTTTACTTCCCATTGTGATTTATATATTTCTGCTGTATTTGCCTGCCTGGTGTTTTGACTTGTCTGATTTCACCTGTGTATTGTGGATTTggagcggcacagtggcacagtgggtagcgctgctgcctcgcagttaggagacccggggtcACTTCCCAgttcttccctgcgtggagtttgcacgttctccctgtgtctgcatggctttcctccaaaagtccaaagacatgcaggttaggtacttaaactgtccctagtgtgtgcttggtgtgtgtgtatgcacgccctgtggtgggctggcgccctgcccagggtttgtttcctgccttgcgccctgtgtttgctgggactggctccagcagacccccgtgggttggataatggatggattgtggACTTGGCCATTCGGGGCTATTTTGCTTCCTCCTGCTTTCCCAGGtcagtgaatttaattttgaatttaactTCTATTTCTAGCTGAGCAGTGCAAAGAATTGTTCCTTTCAGTCTATTAGTCTATCAGTTTCCGCATTAAGGCAATAGATCAGAAGCTTATAGTAACCAGATGTCTGTGAAGTTGCTGTTGGTCATTTACCAAATGTaactattttgaaaaataaaacactgctgAGATGTATTTTGAAACATAGAACAAGCATTTGGAAAGAAACCCAATGAAGTCATATAGagttaaattaaagtaaaaacatgGTCAAATTTTATGAGTTTTCATATCTGAGGATTAGTGACATACCAAGCAATTCTTCCCCATTATACTGTATAGAAGTTTTTCTTACCTGTGCAGGTCCAGCTGATAATCAACAATATCAGCAACTGCCTGGGCATCTGCAGCAGATCCAGAGAGAGCACAGTAGACATTATCATGGAGACGCGAGAGCTTATTCATTACACGGTTTACCACAGACTGCCTGTGccagaaagaaagggaaaaatcAAAATGTACCACACAAAAAGTGACCTCTTTGAATTTCATAGAACATCTTATTAGAATCAACGAAGAAACTATTTCAATCACATCTGACACATGTGCAACTGTTTTAGTGCCACTTATCAGCAGAAGATCATAAAGAGTGCTTTTACAGGACTtgagttttaataataattctcctAATGTACTTCTAAAACCTTCTAATCACAATATTAAACACATTGGTTCTTTGTTTAGTGCTTGTCCCATCCTAGCTGGAACAGATTTAAGACCTGATCTCTCTCTGGATAGGACGCTAGTGCATCACATATTTCCTGTGCAAAAGAAAACTTGTTTTCTtcttgtattattaaaaaaaaacagtgtttcaAGAACAAACAGATTAGAACACATGGCATACATCCCAACTCCCTATAAAAGGATTACCTGCTACAAAATAGGTGGCAACATCGTTCAACATGCCTCTAGCCATAAAATCATTATAAAACTGCTCCCTTTTTGCCTGTatgacttttatttgttttattaaaaataactacaaatacaaaaatatcgAAAACAAAAGATGCTACAGATATGTCTGGACCTTTCACAATTTTCACATCAGCTCTGGACTTAAGGAGGCTgtcttatttaataaattaaatacataacatCTTCTTATATGattgtaatattttttgaaatacagTGTGCAAAATAAATGTGATCTGGGAATGTAACAAGTACTTTACAAAGGACACTGAAAGACTGTCTGATCCCATCACCTATTGAAAACAGTTAAAAACTAGAGTTATAGGGTCTCTTACAAAAAGTGAGTGACAACATATACTTCAATACAGTATTCAACACATTAATCATCTATTACACAGCTGTGGATATAAGTCAGA harbors:
- the LOC114651588 gene encoding proteasome subunit beta type-9-like, which translates into the protein MPLSAEPSWMSCEVSTGTTIMAVEFEGGVVIGSDSRVSAGQSVVNRVMNKLSRLHDNVYCALSGSAADAQAVADIVDYQLDLHSIDMGGLPLVKAAANMVKDISYKYKEEMVAHLIVAGWDKSKGGQVYGTLGGMLIRQPFAVGGSGSTYIYGYVDSAYKKNMTKDDCHTFVSNAVSLAMNRDGSSGGVIYMVTITEKGTEEKVILGNELPQFFDD